Below is a window of Ignavibacteriales bacterium DNA.
AAAGGTTCAAAATGATTTGATTGGTCAGCACCGAGCCAAAAGTAAAATGAGGAATTTTTATCTGATATTTCTAAATTTAATTTTACCCAATCACTGCACCACTTTATAAAATCATCATTCCCTTTTTCTGTGAAAGCAATAAAATTATATGGTGGATCTTGAACTGATAATTTTGTTTTCTTATTTCCAAAGGTTTTTTTTACTTCATCACTTTTGGATACATCGACACAAGCAATTTTATGTCTTTGTTTTTCATCAACCCAAACTGTGCCCTCTATAAATCTGCAATATTGCAGAAGCATCTCTCTAAGTTTTTCATCTTTATCAATTCTGGGCAGCGGATGATTGAGCATCTTTGTCTACAATTATTTTATCAAATTCCGGAAAGAAAATTCTTTCCAGCTCTAAAGTTTTTCCAGTTTCAGTGTCAATCTTAAAAAACATTCCTGTTAAGTGAACATTGTCTTTAGCTGTTTCATACTTCTGCGGTGTTGCAAATAAAAATCTATTAATTGCTGCACTGGATTTCATTCCAATTACAGAATCATATGGTCCCGTCATTCCAACATCTGTGATGTAGCCTGTACCGTTTGGTAAAATTCTTTCATCAGAAGTTTGAATGTGTGTATGAGTTCCAACAATAGCACTAATTTTCCCATCTAAATAAAGACCCATTGCCATTTTTTCAGCAGTAGCTTCTGCGTGAAAATCTACAAACACAACTTTAGTTTCTTGTTTAATTCTTGTAAGTATCCAATCCATCGTTCTAAAGGGGCATTCGATTGCAGTCATAAAAGTTCTTCCTTGTAAACTAATAACCGCAACTTTTCCTTTTTTTGTATCAGCAATATGATAACCATTTCCGTGTGTGCCACGTGGATAATTAAGTGGGCGCAGCGAACGAGGTTCAGCTTTTAGATAATCTTGAGATTGATGTTTATCCCAAGTGTGATTTCCACCGGTGATAACATTTACGCCAATATCAAAAAGTTTTGGGCCTTCTTTATCAGTACAGCCTTTTCCATCAGACAGATTTTCACCATTCACAATGACAAAATCAGCTTTATGTTTTTGGATTAAACCCGGAAGCCAAGTTTGTACAATATCCATTCCGGGTTGACCTATTACATCCCCAACAAATAATAAATTAATTGAACTCATACTTTCCTAAATCTTTAAAAGAAATATATCTAAATTGAGAGTAATTGAGAAATAAAGTTGTAGTGGAATACTTTGAATGAAATGATTTTATCAGTTAGATTTAAATATGAAATTTGAGAATCCTTTAGATATTCCATTAGAAAAAGCCGCATTTAGTGTTGTGGATGTTGAGACCACGGGATTATCTGCAAATAAAAATAGGGTTATTGAGATAGCCTTAGTTAAAATTGAGAACTTAAAGATTACCGATAAACTTAATTATTTAATTAATCCACAAACTTACATTCCACCTTTCATTACTTCGTTAACAGGAATTAGTAATGATGATATTATTGGTGCCCCAATTTTTTCAGAAATTGTTGACGAGATAATTTCTTTTACTGATAACACAATCTTAACCGCACATAATTTTTCTTTTGATTCTTCATTTTTGAACACAGAATTTATGATTTCAGGACGCGAATTTATTAATGAAAACTCCTGCTGCACTTTAAAGATTGCACGAAAAATTTATCCTACTTTAAAAAGTAAATCGCTTAGTTCTGTTGCCCAATCATTAAATCTAAAAAACACAAATGCACACCGTGCTTTGGGCGATGCTGAAATTACTGCAAAAGTTCTTATAAAGATGATTAAAGACTTACAGAAAAGTGATAGTATTAAGACTGTAGGTGAATTACTTTCATATCAAATGGGATTGAATGAATCTCCTCTGTTAAATATAAAAAAAGAACTTCAGGAGGATTATAGAGCTTTACCAAATGCACCTGGGATTTATTATTTCACAAATAAAAAAGATGAAATAATTTATGTGGGGAAAGCAAAATCAATTCGTGATAGAGTTAAAACATATTTTTCAACTTCTGCTCCGCGCAAAGCACAAAAGATTGTTAAACAAGCGGCCAGATTAAGGCATATAATTACAAATAGTGAACTAACGGCACTGCTAACTGAAGCTGAAACAATTAAAATTTTAGAGCCAAAACATAATGCACAACTAAAAAAATTTGGCAATAAGTATTTCATTCGTATTACACACACTCACAAAGCACCTGCAATTGAGTTAACAAATCATTTTGATTTTGATGGGAACGATTATTTTGGGTTATTTATTTCACGCAAAAGAGCAGTTGAGATTATTGAATTTATACACAAAGCATTTGCCATTAGAGAATGTACGGATAAAGAATTTAAGAAAAGTAAAACTTGTTTTCTTTATGATATTCATCGCTGTACCGGCCCATGTATTGAGATAGAAAAAAACAAAAAAGATCATTCGGATGAATTGGAAAAAATATACGATTTTCTTTATGGAAAAAATCAATTTGCTTTGGATAGACTGTTAAATAAAATGAAAGACTATTCTACAAAACAAAAGTATGAGCAAGCTGCCGAGATAAAAGATTTAGTTGATTTTATTTTAGACCAAACGCATAAATCTTCGATACTTGCTGAGCCTGTAAATCGTGCTAATGTTTTGTTTGAAATATATTCTCGTTTTGAAAACGATTACGTGTTAATGCTGGAGGGAAAGTTTTATATAAAAAAATATATACACGATAAGAAAGACAAGTTTGAACAAGCATTGGATGATTACTACAGTGATACTATTAAATCTGACTCAAATCCAACTGAAGAAGATTTAGAAAAAATGAAAATTACTTTAAACTGGTTGATTAAAAATAGAAATCAAGTGAAAGTTTTTTATTTAAAAGACTATTTTTCAAAAAATGAATTGTTTGAAAATATTTCACGCACTTTTGATAAAATAAATGGAGAAACAGAAAAAGTTATTCAAGTAAAAGATGATCCAACTTATGATTATGATTTTTAGATATGGATAATCTTTTTACTTTTATGATTAAATCGCATAGTCAAAAGAATTGCCGAAACCGTAAGTCCGATTAACAAACCTATCCAAACACCATCAACTCCTAAATTAAATTTAAATGCCAGTAAATAAGCAATTGGAAGACTTATAATCCAATACGCAACGAATGTGATAATTGTAGGACCTTTAACATCAGTTAAGCCTCGCAAAACACCAATCCCAACTGCTTGTGTTCCATCAGAAAGTTGAAACAACGCTGCGATAATTATTAGTCTTGATGCAATCGATATTACTGCCTTATCATCGATATATAAGGTCGGTAAAAATTTATTTAATAAAATAAAAGTTAGTCCAGCTATCGACATAATTGCTGCGCCAAGACCGATTGCAGTAAACCCGGCTTTGCGAACATTTGGAATATTTTGTTCACCCATTGCGTTTCCAACTCGAATGCTTGCGGCTTGTGAAATTCCAAGTACAGCCATAAAAGATATTGAAGCAAGATTTATTGCAATCTGATGCGCCGCAAGCTCATTTGAACCAATCCATCCAATCATAATAACAGCAAAAGTAAATGCTCCAACTTCAAAGAAATATTGGAATCCGCTTGGTAGGCCTAAACTAAGAAGTTTTTTCATTACTGGAATATTGATTCCACGAAAATGAAATGTTACATCATATTGTTTGAATTTTTTATTCCGCATAACATAAATCATAATCACAATAACCATAAAAACTCGCGATAAAAAAGTTGCCCATGCTGCTCCAGCCAAACCAAGTTGCGGGAAACCAAATTTGCCAAAAATTAAAATCCAATTAGCAAATGCATTTATAATGTTTGCCAACAGTGAAATTATCATTGCAGGTTTCATTATCGATAAACCTTCAATGAATTGTTTATAGGTCTGAAATAGCATAAGTGGAATTGCAGAAAATCCAACGATTGTCATATAAATAATTGTTGATTCAATCACTTCCGGTGGTTGGTTTAAGTATTTAATATAATTTACACTGATTAAAATTATTCCAACCATCAATAAAGAAAGAATAATATTTACTAAAAGTGATTGTCTAAAATAAATTCCACATTCAGAAAACCGCTTTCCGCCAACAAGAATTGCAACCAATGGACTTACAACAATTGAACTGCCGATTCCAATAATTAAAATTAAAAAAATCAAACTGTTCCCAAGAGATGCTGCTGCGAGTGGAACAGACCCAAGTCTTCCTACCATCATACTATCTACAACACCCATCATAATTATTCCTAGTTGCCCAATAATTACGGGGTATGCTAATTTGATAGTTTTGGATATCTCTGTTTTAATATCTTTTAATTGCTTTGGATTCATTTTTTAGATTTTTCCTGAATCTTAAAATAGGTTTAGGATAGCTATAAATAAAGAATTGTGAAAATAAAAACCCGGTCTTTCGACCGGGCCTTCAACCAACCAGGAGCACTTATGCGGAATAGATGTATAACATCTGTGACAATTATAGAGTAAAAATATTGAGTTATAAATTGATTATTGATGAAAGGTAATTCAGCTGGATAAATCTAAAAAATCAGTTTCGAACAAAGAACCAGATTATTACCTAAGAGAATTTGAAGAAGTAAATCGATAATTATCTGCAGCAGTAACTGATTCAATTTCTTTTATTGAAAGTTTATTATCTTTCTTTTCAGACACTTGAGCTACCACATTGTAATCATCTATGTTTGATGAGCTAAACATAATATTAACTGTACCAATTAAACCAGCAAATAAAAACAATGTTAAAGTGAAAGATAATAAAACACGAAACATAGAATTTCTCATATTATTGTTTTGATATTAGTGAAATTGATCAATAATAATCTAAAAATCAATAGTTGTAACAATTAAATAATTTTTATTTTTGATCAACACAAATTGATTTACAAGAATATGTCAAAAATCGTTAGTCCAAATATCAATGCATTTTTAAATACATTAAGAAAAGAAAAAGTTAACTACTACCCACTTGCTGAACTTGGTGTTCATCCAAAAATAAAAGAACAATTCCTTTCAAAAAGTATTTTAAACCTAAAAGATGAAATTCAGTTTTGGCATCAAGCAGGATATGATTATGTAAAACTTCAGCCAAAAGCGGATTTCAACCCAATGAGAATAGGATTAGGCAATAATGTTTCATACAACGATGATGGAACTATTTTTAGAAAATGGGCTTCAGAAAATAACGGTGTGATTTCAAATTTGGATGACTTTCAGAAATATGTGTTTCCATCAATCTCTGATTTTGATTTTTCAAATTTCGAAAAAATCAAATCAATATTACCCGATGGAATGGGTGTTGTTGGACAATACGGAGATATTTTTACAATGACATGGGAGATGATGGGATTTGAATCGTTTTCCATTGCATTATTTGAAAATGAAGATCTCGTTAAGACACTTAATGATCATTTGGGCGAGCGAGTATTATGTATGTTTGAATATTTTGCACAGTCTGATGTTGTAAATGCAATTTGGTACAGTGATGATATTGCATATACAAATAGTCTTATGGTTTCTCCCGCTATTCTTGATAAATATTTTTTCCCTTGGTTAATAAAAATTGGTGATTTAGCAAAAAAATATAACAAACCTTTTATATTCCACTCAGATGGAATTTTATATGATGTGATTGATAAAATAATTGATTGCGGAGTAGACGCAATTCATCCAATAGAACCAAAGGCGATGAACATTGCTGATGTAAAAAAGCGATATGGAAATAAGTTGTGCCTTATTGGAAATATTGATGTTGATTTGCTTTCCAGGGGAACAACGGATGAAATAAAAAATAATGTTTATAAGAATATTGAAGAAGCTGGTTTAAATGGTGGTTACTGCGTAGGATCAGGAAATTCTATTCCGGAATACGTTAAACTTGAAAATTATATGGCTATGATTGAAACTGTTAAAGAAATTAATTCTAATCTTTAATTTTCCATTAAGACCGATTAAGGTTATACTCATTAATAATTTCAGAAATTACTTTAATATGATCCGGAGTTGTACCGCAACATCCGCCGATAATATTTGCACCTGCTTGGATGATTTCAGGAATAATTTCTTTTATTATCTCTGGAGTTTCAGAATAAATTAAGTTTCCTTTTTCTATTATCGGTAAACCCGCGTTGGCTTGAATTATTATTGGAATTACACTGGAAACCTCTCTTATATTTTTTACAATTTCAATCATATCCTTAAATCCGGCACCACAATTTGCACCAATAATATCAGCACCACAAATAATTAATTTTTCTGCCATTGCTTGAGGAGTGATTCCCATTAGAGTTTTTATCCCGGTCTCAGTTTTATCAAATGTAAAAGTACAAATTACCTCTAATGAAGTATTTTCTTTAACAGCTTTTATCGCTTGCTCAGCCTCATCTAAATCATAAAAAGTTTCTATACAAACGGCATCAGCGCCACCACTCTCAAACGCAGTTGCCTGTCTCGCAAATGAATTATACAATTCTTCTTTAGTAACATCACCCATAATTAAAAATTTACCAGTTGGCCCAAGTGAAGCCATTACAAATTTGTTCTTACCTGCAGCTTTTCGAGAGATCTCTGCCGAAATCTTACAAATTTCAGCAAGCTTATCTTGAAGATTGTATTGAGCAAGCTTAAATGAATTTGCGCCAAAACTATTTGTTGAAATTATATCTGCGCCAGCTTGTACATAACTGTTAGCAATATCAAAAACATCGTCTGGATGTGTAAGATTCCACTCCTCAGGACAACTTCCATTTACCAATCCTTTTTTGAATAGATAAGTTCCCCAAGCTCCATCGGATGTTAGCAGTATGTCGTTACTTACAATATCTGAAATCTTATGCATTTCTTTCCCTCTTATAACAAAATTCTATATCGCAAATTGAGCACTCATATTCTTTTTTCTCAACATTTTTTCCGACACCAATTACTGCGCTAACGGATTTAACCGGCATCATCATTGAGTTTTGATTTACGGAAACTCCACAAAAGTTCAAAGGGAGAAGAGAAAATAAATTGTTTTGATCTGCAACATTCCATCCACAATAACCAGGACTATAACGATTAGTTACTTTTAATTCAAATTCATCTAATTCATTTTCAAGTACTAATTGAGTTTTATCAGCAAGCTGTTCAACCAATTCTGATGCTATTTTATCAATTAAATATCCTTTTAACATTTCATTATTATCCATAAAGTGTTTGGATAACTTTTCTATTTCTTCACCAATGGATGCAACAATAAAAGTCATCGTTTCAGAATCTTTTAATTGAGCATAAATTATCTTTTACAATTAAAATTTCTGTTATCTATTATAAAATGATAATCTTCAATTTTTACTTTTCTTGGATTAAAAATTTTATAACCGCTTTTTAATCGTACTCGATTAGGAATTTCTTTAATTATTGAATGGATAGTTTCAGACACTGGTTCGGGAACACAATCAGAATCATAACCTAGTAATGCAATAATTTTATCTTCAGTTATTGAACAAGCTTCATAATTGAATTCAAATTCCTTTACTATAGATTTTTTTATTTGAATTATACCATCCATGAATATTAAATTTTTATATGCAGATTTAGATAATCAAGCATTCCTTGTGGGTCAGGGAAATACTCATCAGCGTTTACTGAATCTGCAAAAACTTTTGTAACAGGTGCACCGCCAACAACTACAAAAACATCTTTTGTTTCTAATTTTATTTTTCGAATAATCTCATTCATATTTTGCATAGTGGTTGTAAGTAAAGCACTTAATCCAACTACTTTAACAGAGTTAGTTTTTATGGCTTCAATAAATTTTTCCGCCGGTACATTTGTCCCTAAATCTATAACTTGCCAGCCACCTCCCTCTAAAACCATTTTAACAATACTTTTCCCAATATCATGTAAATCGCCTGTAACAGTACCCATAATTACTTTACCTTTATAATTTATTTCCCCTGATTGGAAATACGGTTTTAATAATTCCATTGAATTTCTCATTGCTTTTGCCGAGATGAGAACTTCAGGTAGAAATATTTTTCCATCTTTAAATTTATCACCGACTTTTTTCATCCCGGTTAAGAAGCCAATATTCAAAACATCTTGTGCAGATATACCTTCGCTTAAAGCTTGTTGAGTTAATTCCACCGCACCGAATTGTCCTTTCATATCTGTTGGGTAATTTGAATCTTTGTTTATTCTTCCCTTTTCGATACAAAGGCTTAGTTGATGAAGTGTTTCTTGCATAATAATTTTTTTATAATAGTTATTTGTTCTTAGGTAAAAATAAACATTACTTTATTGATTGGAAATTCAATATTATTTTTATTTAACGATTGTTCCTTTTAAAAAACTTAATTATGTTCATGCACAATTTATTCTTTAGATATTATCAACCGGAGAAAACATCTTAATCATCTACAAAATCCAGCCAAATGAATAAACCCAAAACAGAACTTGTTCGCGGATTAACATTAACTGCCGCCATTATGATTGCTGCAGGCTCAATGATTGGTTCAGGTATATTCAGAAAGCCAGCAACAATGGCTGGTCAACTGATGTCACCAGAATTGCTTCTTATTGTATGGTTAGTTGCCGGTATCATTACTTTTATTGGAGCGCTTTGTAACGCAGAAGTTGCTGGTATGATAGATGCAACCGGCGGACAGTATGTTTACTTTCAGAAAATGTATGGAAATTTTGTTTCCTACTTGTACGGATGGTCTGTTTTTGCTGTAATCCAAACGGGTGCACAGGCTGCAATCGCTTACGTGTTTGGTGAATATATTTGTTACTTCGTTAAATTTCCTAATTTACCAGCCTCTCTACAGAATTTTTCTTTTTATATACCAATTGTTGGAAACATTTTCCCTCTTGCGGAGTATGGTGCAAAGTTATCTGCTATCATTTGTATTCTATTTTTAACGGGAATCAATTATGTAGGCGTGATGTTTGGTGGAGCTGTTCAAACATTAATTACATATATAAAAATTGGTTCAATGGTTCTGTTATCTGTACTTTTATTGACAAGTGGTGTTGGCAGTATAAATAATTTGTCATCCGGATTCGTAATTCCAAATGCAATTTCATCAAACTTATTTACTGTATTGGGGTTGGCGATTGCAGGTGCTTTTGGGCTTACGATGGTTGGAATAATTTAACATTTGTAGCAGGCGAAATTAAGCAGCCTCAGCGAAATGTTCCGCTTGGATTGTTATTTGGTACGCTGATAGTGATAGTAGTTTATATGCTAATTAATGCAGCTTACCTGTATGTACTTCCAATTGATATAATGGCAAAATCACCATTAGTTGCCGCATCAGCTGCAGAAGTAGTTTTTGGATCAAGCGGTGCAGCATTAATTTCAATAGCTGTAATTATTTCAACTTTTGGAGCACTTAATGGAAGCATACTTGCAACTGCAAGAGTTTGTTTTGCTATGGCAAGAAACAATATGTTTATTAAGAGCTTAGATAAGATTCATCCAAAATTTGCAACACCGCACACTTCACTCGTTGCTCAAGGATTATGGTCTTGTCTGCTTGTTCTTTCCGGTAGTTTTGATACAATTACAGATTACGTAATGTTTGCAGATGGTTATTCTATATGCTTGGCGCTTATGGAGTAATAGTTTTAAGAAAAAAATGCCCGATGTTCATAGACCATATAAAGTTTGGGGTTACCCTTACACACCAATGATTTTTGTGATCTTTTCATTTTTGTTTCTTTTAAATACTTTAATTTCTGATTATGAAAATGCTGCAATGGGATCTCTTCTCATTTTATTAGGTCTGCCATTGTACTTTTGGAGAATTGCAAAAAACAAAAAAAACAATAATAATTGATCTAAAATTTAGAGGTTTACATGCCAAAAGAAGTTCTATTTATAATTCTTGGGTTATTAGCTGGAACATTTAGCGGTGTAATTGGCTTAGGCGGCGGTGTAATAATTGTACCAGCTTTAGTTTTTTTATTTGGACTATCTCAGCAGCAAGCACAAGGTACAACTTTAGCCCTAATGGTTCCGCCAATTGGAATACTTGCAGCTTATGCATACTATCAACAAGGATTTGTTGATTTAAAAATCGCCGCACTAATTTGTGTGGGTTTTATAATTGGCGGCTGGTTAGGCGCTAAATTAGCCGTAAATCTATCTCAAAATGTTCTTCAAAAAATATTTGCAGTATCTTTATTTTTAATATCAATAAAAATGTTTTTTTCAAAGTAGTGATGTATAATTAATAATTTGTAAAATTGAACCAACTAGATTAAATGGAATTAACTCTAAAAAGAAATATTAAAATTCTTATAGTTGAAGATGACGAACTTAATATTAAGATGATTTCATCTTTTCTTAAGGACAAATATGAGATTGAAGCTGCACGATCAGGGGATGAAGCACTAAAGAAATCCGTTGATGATCATTTTGATATTTTTTTAATGGACATTGGACTAAAAAAAGAAATGAGTGGATTAGATGTTACAGCAAAACTTAGAAAAACCTCTGAATATAAAAACACACCAATAATTGCAATAACAGCCTATGCGCTTTCTGGTGATAGAGAAAAGATTTTAAGTGCAGGATGTTCACATTATTTATCAAAACCTTTTACAAAACAACAATTATTACATCTATTAGGAAAAATTGTAAATGATATTGAGAAGATGGATTAATAAATAATAGTAATCCCCCAATAAACCAAAATTTGCGGAGAGGGTGGGACTTTCTATTCTGTCCATATTTCTTTTAATTTCAATCTAAAATTACCTTTTTTATTACACCTCCTTACAATGTCTCCATCTATTATGCAAAATATTAGATAAAAAAATAGCCATCATCGATGGCTATATCAATTAAATTTATGTTTAAACTATGCGGTTAGAAGATTATCCAGCTTCTGAACATCCGAGAAGTTACCTGCACCACCCTATTTTCAATTTCGATTTACGGCATTTACAAATATTAAAAGGGAAAATAATTACAATAAAATTGTAATAAATTTTTAATTGTTAAATAATTTTACTACTCGTAAAATTATTCATTATCGAGGGGTGATGTTACATTAATCAATCTGCTTTTTGCTGATTTTTAAATTTTCAAACAGGGATAATATTTGTGTTTTAAAGCGTTTTAATTGAGGGATGAATGTTTTTTAATTTCCAACTATTGTAAAAAAATTTTATCAAGATCAAGCAAAAAATATAATCATAATAAACTCAAAGATTACTCATAATTTATTAATCGATGTCTCACTATTTAAATGGACAAGTACTGTTCTGTTTATGAGTTCTATAGAAATCGCCAAATGGCTTTTATTATCAATATTAACAATCACCCCTCGAATGCCTTTAAAAGGTCCAGAATTTATTTCAACTAATGTCCCTTTATAAAAACCGTCGATAACATTTATTCTAGGATTTACAATAATCATTTTTTGTAAATTTTCTATTTGCCAGTCTGGTACAATTGAAGGTTTACCTGCGTCTGATAGACATCGTGTTACTTGCTTATTTTCAAGTGAGATTAGTCTTTCTTTTTCTGTAGCATTTATAAAAATATAACCAGTAAATAAAGGCGAGATGATTTCTTTTGCTCTATCACTCCATTTTTTTATAGCCTTTTTTACAGGTAGAAAGACTGTGATACCTTGAGCCTTGAACGATTCTTCAACTTTAAACTCACAACGAGAATGAGTGTAAAGGACATACCAATATTTAGTGATTTGTTTATCTGTCATATATGTCTACTAAAACAATTAATTATTAAAAATAATTAATACTAACATCATCATAACTATAAATTAACGATTGATTAAATTATATTTATTAAAAAGATAAAGATATTTATGAAATTTTCAATACTAATAATAATTATTACCCAATTGCTTTTTACAGGAAGCGATTTATTGGCCAGATTTAATATGACTAAATATGGCTTTAAGTTTTCAGCTTTTTTATCGATTTGGTTTTTACTTTACTTTATTATCAGAAATGTGGCCATGTTTGGTCAGTTATATATCTTTACAACTATTGAATTGGGCAAAACAATGGCATTGTTTGGCGCTATTTCCATAATCCTTTCTAATCTATTGGGGTTTTTAATTTTAAAGGAGGTTTTACCGCTTGGAGTTTATATAGGCGTGTCTTTTGCAGTAGTAGCTTTTTTGATTTTAGCTGTAAGTAAATAGCGTATTGAATAAAAAATATTATCGTAGTAAAGAATTAAATCTTTACTAGGAGAAATAAGATTCATCTGCCCATCCACCCGCCATCAACCGTAACAACGCTACCATTGAGATAATTTGAAGCATCTGAGCAAAGAAAAATTATTGTGCCCATTAAATCTTCTGGTGTTCCCCATCTTCCGGCAGGAATTCTATCCAATATAGATTTATTTCTTACAGCATCCTCACGAAGCGCTTTTGTATTTTCTGTCGCGATGTATCCAGGAGCAATTGCATTTACGGTTACTCCTTTTGATGCCCATTCATTTGCGAAAGCCATAGTTAATTGTTTTATTCCACCCTTAGATGCAGCGTAACCCGGGACAGTAATTCCACCTTGAAAAGAAAGTAATGAAGCAATGAAAACAATTTTGCCATAGCCCCGTTCCGCCATTTCTTTCCCGAATTCTCTTGTAAGAATAAACTGTGCGGAAAGATTAACATCAATTACTTTATCCCAGTATTCATCAGGATGTTCTGAGATTGGTTTACGTAAAATCATTCCAGCATTGTTTACAAGAATATCAATCTTATTAAAATCAGATTTTACATCTTTGATAAATTGATAAATTGAATCACGATCAGAAAAATCCGCCACATATGATTTAAATTTCCTTCCTGTTGCACCAATAATTTTTTCTGTTTCTGTAAAATCACTTTGAAATGAAACTCCAATTATATCTGCACCAGCTTCTGCAAGTGCTTGAGCATAAGCCTGGCCAATTCCTTGATTTGATCCTGTGACA
It encodes the following:
- a CDS encoding sulfite exporter TauE/SafE family protein; the encoded protein is MPKEVLFIILGLLAGTFSGVIGLGGGVIIVPALVFLFGLSQQQAQGTTLALMVPPIGILAAYAYYQQGFVDLKIAALICVGFIIGGWLGAKLAVNLSQNVLQKIFAVSLFLISIKMFFSK
- a CDS encoding response regulator, translating into MELTLKRNIKILIVEDDELNIKMISSFLKDKYEIEAARSGDEALKKSVDDHFDIFLMDIGLKKEMSGLDVTAKLRKTSEYKNTPIIAITAYALSGDREKILSAGCSHYLSKPFTKQQLLHLLGKIVNDIEKMD
- a CDS encoding UpxY family transcription antiterminator — translated: MTDKQITKYWYVLYTHSRCEFKVEESFKAQGITVFLPVKKAIKKWSDRAKEIISPLFTGYIFINATEKERLISLENKQVTRCLSDAGKPSIVPDWQIENLQKMIIVNPRINVIDGFYKGTLVEINSGPFKGIRGVIVNIDNKSHLAISIELINRTVLVHLNSETSINKL
- the kduD gene encoding 2-dehydro-3-deoxy-D-gluconate 5-dehydrogenase KduD, whose amino-acid sequence is MLDKFKLDGKTAIVTGSNQGIGQAYAQALAEAGADIIGVSFQSDFTETEKIIGATGRKFKSYVADFSDRDSIYQFIKDVKSDFNKIDILVNNAGMILRKPISEHPDEYWDKVIDVNLSAQFILTREFGKEMAERGYGKIVFIASLLSFQGGITVPGYAASKGGIKQLTMAFANEWASKGVTVNAIAPGYIATENTKALREDAVRNKSILDRIPAGRWGTPEDLMGTIIFLCSDASNYLNGSVVTVDGGWMGR